One part of the Methylobacterium mesophilicum SR1.6/6 genome encodes these proteins:
- a CDS encoding adenylate/guanylate cyclase domain-containing protein, producing the protein MRFRPPWFFLVAPTLGALAGLMYGAIFEVGPLTGAAIRGAIIGTPIMLYERRLLLPRLRERIRGLATPLFLLATVAIYIAMIVIGNAVASTILNRLFRFMYSERNAMLMTDTGLLYALGISAIVVFVFRVRDLIGPGVFANLLIGRYHRPISEERIFLFLDVTGSTRFADRYGDRAAQAYLGQVFNALALPVSRTRGSIDDYIGDLALVTWTMERGLRDAACLRCVFDFAARLNAEAESWRSRFGQVPEFRAALHCGPVVTAEIGLERHKIAYFGDVVNTTARLETLSKSLGVHVLVSADLLDRIGQLPDDLEAEDLGAHTLRGREEALVVAAVRHRTPVPFPAAAPRRAAVTG; encoded by the coding sequence ATGCGTTTCAGGCCCCCATGGTTCTTTCTCGTCGCGCCGACGCTCGGTGCCCTGGCCGGCCTGATGTACGGAGCGATCTTCGAGGTCGGTCCGCTCACGGGCGCGGCGATCCGTGGCGCCATCATCGGCACGCCGATCATGCTCTACGAGCGCCGTCTCCTGCTCCCACGCCTGCGGGAGCGGATCCGAGGCCTTGCGACGCCGCTGTTCCTGCTCGCCACCGTGGCGATCTACATCGCGATGATCGTCATCGGCAACGCGGTCGCCAGCACCATCCTGAACCGCCTGTTCCGCTTCATGTACAGCGAGCGCAACGCGATGCTGATGACGGATACGGGTCTGCTCTACGCGCTCGGCATCTCGGCCATCGTGGTTTTCGTTTTCCGCGTCCGCGACCTGATCGGACCGGGCGTGTTCGCCAACCTGCTGATCGGCCGCTACCACCGGCCGATCAGCGAGGAGCGTATCTTCCTCTTCCTCGACGTCACCGGCTCGACCCGCTTCGCCGACCGGTACGGCGACCGCGCTGCCCAGGCCTATCTCGGGCAGGTCTTCAACGCCCTGGCCCTACCGGTCTCCCGCACGCGCGGCTCCATCGACGACTATATCGGCGACCTCGCGCTGGTGACCTGGACGATGGAGCGGGGCCTGCGCGACGCGGCGTGCCTGCGCTGCGTCTTCGATTTCGCCGCGCGGCTCAACGCCGAGGCGGAGAGTTGGCGCAGCCGCTTCGGGCAGGTGCCGGAATTCCGCGCCGCGCTCCATTGCGGCCCGGTCGTCACCGCCGAGATCGGACTGGAACGCCACAAGATCGCGTATTTCGGCGACGTCGTGAACACCACGGCACGGTTGGAGACGCTGTCCAAGTCGCTGGGCGTCCACGTCCTCGTCTCGGCCGATCTCCTCGACCGGATCGGACAGCTGCCGGACGACCTCGAGGCGGAGGATCTCGGCGCCCATACCCTGCGCGGGCGGGAGGAAGCCCTGGTGGTGGCCGCGGTTCGGCATCGAACGCCCGTTCCGTTTCCGGCGGCAGCGCCGCGCCGGGCGGCCGTGACGGGCTGA
- a CDS encoding flavin monoamine oxidase family protein, which translates to MNPARLRPTRRSILASAVLAAPALRAAARGGPVVIVGAGAAGLAAASALRAAGQNFTLVEARDRIGGRAFTDRALGPDCPFDAGAEYIHWAEHNPWAPIARQAAVRFAREDGWARSLTIDGRPATDAEKAKRRAGFSGLDALLDPKGKGDPSLAEAARAGGPDAEQAAAGLSRLSLGEDPERVSAVDYDRLWSGSDLWVDGYGDLVARHFSDVPVSLGCAVRAIDWSERDVRVETARGTLTAAAVIVTVPVGVLREGAIRFTPGLPDSARAALDGLRMGAYTKIGLSLDPAKIDPAALGDAVSVAAGGPTLYLEMAPFGRPLAVANLGGDLARDLCRAGEAAAVALATERLGAILGDKARGVVLAGRLAGWWTDPQARGSYSIVVPGHADARDRLREPVGGRVFFAGEALAGGGAMTVGGATLDGGRAARDVLKVLGA; encoded by the coding sequence ATGAACCCGGCTCGACTGAGACCGACCCGACGCTCGATCCTCGCATCTGCGGTGCTGGCGGCCCCGGCCCTGCGCGCGGCTGCGCGCGGCGGCCCGGTGGTGATCGTCGGCGCCGGTGCGGCCGGCCTCGCGGCCGCCTCCGCCCTGCGTGCGGCCGGACAGAACTTCACGCTGGTCGAGGCTCGGGACCGGATCGGCGGTCGCGCCTTCACCGACAGGGCGCTCGGTCCCGACTGCCCCTTCGATGCGGGCGCCGAGTATATTCACTGGGCCGAGCACAATCCCTGGGCGCCGATCGCCCGGCAGGCAGCGGTCCGCTTTGCCCGCGAGGACGGCTGGGCGCGCAGCCTCACGATCGACGGGCGGCCGGCCACCGACGCCGAGAAGGCCAAGCGGCGCGCCGGCTTCTCCGGCCTCGATGCCCTGCTGGACCCGAAGGGCAAGGGCGACCCGTCGCTGGCGGAGGCAGCCCGCGCCGGCGGCCCCGATGCTGAACAGGCCGCCGCGGGCTTGAGCCGGCTGTCGCTGGGCGAAGATCCGGAGCGCGTCTCGGCGGTCGATTACGATCGCCTCTGGTCTGGCAGCGACCTGTGGGTCGACGGCTACGGCGACCTCGTCGCGCGGCACTTCTCCGACGTGCCGGTAAGCCTCGGCTGCGCCGTCCGGGCGATCGACTGGTCCGAACGGGATGTGCGGGTCGAGACGGCGCGCGGCACCCTGACGGCGGCGGCCGTCATCGTCACGGTCCCGGTCGGCGTCCTGAGGGAGGGCGCGATCCGGTTCACGCCGGGCCTCCCGGACTCCGCGCGGGCTGCGCTGGATGGGCTGCGCATGGGTGCCTACACGAAGATCGGACTTAGCCTCGACCCGGCGAAGATCGACCCGGCGGCCCTGGGCGACGCGGTCTCGGTCGCGGCCGGCGGACCGACCCTCTACCTCGAGATGGCTCCGTTCGGCCGCCCGCTGGCAGTCGCCAATCTCGGCGGCGATCTCGCCCGCGACCTCTGCCGCGCCGGAGAAGCTGCGGCGGTGGCACTCGCCACCGAACGACTCGGCGCGATCCTGGGCGACAAGGCCCGGGGCGTCGTGCTGGCCGGTCGGCTCGCCGGCTGGTGGACGGATCCGCAGGCCCGCGGGTCCTACTCGATCGTCGTGCCGGGCCACGCCGACGCCCGCGACCGGCTGCGCGAACCGGTAGGCGGACGGGTGTTCTTCGCCGGGGAGGCGCTGGCCGGCGGCGGCGCCATGACGGTCGGCGGCGCGACCCTCGACGGCGGCCGGGCCGCCCGCGACGTGCTGAAGGTGTTGGGCGCCTGA